A genomic window from Winogradskyella sp. J14-2 includes:
- the rseP gene encoding RIP metalloprotease RseP has protein sequence MEFVIKISQFLLSLSLLIVLHELGHFIPAKLFKTKVEKFYLFFDVKYSLFKKKIGDTVYGIGWLPLGGYVKIAGMIDESMDKEQMAQPPKPWEFRSKPAWQRLIIMLGGVTVNFILAYVIYVAISFVYGDSDVKVESLKDGYSIENPLLSDLGFETGDKVLAINDEPIINDSDIGFNLIKAQSITISRDGKKQTIDLPEDFLGQYSASGVKTNFEYRIPFMVGKVADSSVNKGKGLKQGDVITSINGKPLKYYDQLDEVKGDLKNTSITAEVLHENGTKSTMDLELDKDGKFGIIPYNNPKRFEELGYYDIFRKEYSFGESFGAGWRKFTKTISNYGDQLMAIFNPSTGAYKGLGGFKAIYDQFSPVWSWPYFWGLTAFLSIMLAILNLLPIPALDGGHVMFLLYEMVSGRKPSEKFLERAQIVGFFILIALVLFANGNDIFKAITQ, from the coding sequence ATGGAATTTGTAATTAAGATATCCCAATTCTTATTGAGTTTATCTCTTCTTATTGTGTTGCACGAGTTGGGCCACTTTATACCAGCAAAACTGTTTAAAACTAAGGTTGAAAAATTCTACCTCTTTTTTGATGTAAAGTATTCACTTTTTAAAAAGAAAATTGGCGATACGGTTTACGGTATTGGTTGGTTGCCTTTGGGAGGTTATGTAAAAATCGCCGGAATGATAGATGAAAGTATGGATAAGGAACAAATGGCACAGCCACCAAAGCCTTGGGAATTTAGATCTAAACCTGCTTGGCAACGTTTAATTATTATGCTCGGTGGTGTAACTGTAAACTTTATTTTGGCGTACGTTATATATGTTGCTATATCTTTTGTTTATGGCGACTCTGATGTTAAAGTGGAAAGTTTAAAAGACGGTTATTCTATAGAAAACCCCTTGCTAAGTGATTTAGGATTTGAGACAGGAGATAAGGTTTTAGCTATAAACGATGAGCCAATTATTAATGATTCTGACATTGGTTTTAATCTCATTAAAGCACAATCTATTACAATAAGCAGAGATGGTAAGAAACAAACCATTGACTTACCAGAGGACTTTTTAGGGCAATACTCGGCAAGTGGAGTAAAAACCAATTTTGAATATCGTATACCTTTTATGGTGGGTAAAGTTGCAGACTCTTCAGTAAATAAAGGGAAAGGTTTAAAGCAAGGAGATGTTATAACGAGTATTAACGGAAAACCATTAAAGTATTACGATCAACTAGATGAAGTTAAAGGAGATTTAAAAAATACAAGCATTACCGCTGAAGTTTTACATGAAAACGGTACAAAATCTACTATGGATCTAGAACTTGATAAAGATGGTAAATTTGGAATTATACCTTACAATAACCCTAAACGATTTGAAGAATTGGGTTACTATGACATCTTTAGGAAAGAGTATAGCTTTGGTGAAAGTTTTGGTGCAGGATGGAGAAAGTTTACCAAAACCATTAGTAATTACGGAGACCAATTAATGGCAATTTTTAATCCAAGTACAGGCGCTTATAAAGGTTTAGGAGGGTTTAAAGCAATTTACGATCAATTCTCACCGGTTTGGAGTTGGCCTTATTTTTGGGGATTAACAGCCTTTTTATCCATAATGTTAGCCATACTTAACTTACTGCCAATACCAGCATTAGACGGTGGCCATGTAATGTTTTTACTTTACGAAATGGTGTCTGGTCGTAAACCAAGTGAAAAATTCTTAGAGCGTGCGCAAATTGTTGGATTCTTTATTTTAATTGCCTTGGTATTGTTTGCAAACGGTAACGATATATTTAAAGCAATTACACAATAA